From the genome of Pseudomonas sp. gcc21, one region includes:
- a CDS encoding 16S rRNA (uracil(1498)-N(3))-methyltransferase — MRVSRFYLDEPLTEGEYSLAGDVAHYIGRVLRLAPGALVQIFNGSGQEWSGSILEVSKREVVVRLEPPMPGLPEPSLRIHLGQAMSRGERMDWVIQKAVELGVAEITPLSTERCEVKLQGERAEKRQNHWQQIAVSACEQCGRSVVPHIHPPTAMDDWLADVDADLRLVLHHRTDENLLNIQRPETLALLIGPEGGLSAGEIARAEKAGFQATRFGPRVLRTETAPVVALSIAQHLWGDFR, encoded by the coding sequence ATGCGCGTATCCCGTTTCTATCTGGACGAACCGCTGACCGAGGGCGAATACTCGCTCGCGGGTGATGTTGCGCATTACATCGGTCGAGTGCTGCGCCTGGCACCCGGGGCGCTGGTGCAGATCTTCAATGGCTCGGGGCAGGAATGGTCGGGGAGTATTCTGGAGGTCAGCAAACGGGAAGTAGTCGTGCGCCTGGAACCACCAATGCCCGGACTGCCGGAGCCTTCCCTGCGCATTCATCTCGGTCAGGCCATGTCCCGCGGTGAACGCATGGACTGGGTGATTCAGAAAGCCGTAGAGCTTGGAGTGGCGGAAATCACGCCGCTGTCTACCGAGCGCTGCGAAGTGAAACTGCAAGGTGAACGGGCTGAGAAACGGCAGAACCATTGGCAACAGATCGCTGTGAGTGCCTGTGAACAATGCGGCCGCAGCGTCGTTCCGCACATCCACCCACCTACCGCAATGGATGACTGGCTCGCCGACGTCGACGCCGACTTGCGCCTGGTACTGCATCACCGCACCGATGAAAACCTGCTCAACATCCAGAGACCCGAGACACTTGCCCTGCTGATCGGCCCTGAAGGTGGGTTGAGCGCTGGGGAGATAGCCCGCGCGGAGAAGGCCGGCTTTCAGGCCACGCGTTTCGGCCCGCGGGTTTTGCGTACCGAGACCGCGCCGGTTGTCGCGCTGAGCATTGCTCAGCATCTCTGGGGTGATTTTAGGTAA
- a CDS encoding adenosylmethionine--8-amino-7-oxononanoate transaminase, translating into MGLNNQWMQRDISVLWHPCTQMKDHEHMPVIPIQRGDGVWLHDFEGNRYLDAVSSWWVNIFGHANPHINQRIKDQLDTLEHVILSGFSHPSVIELSERLVQMTPAPLTRCFYADNGSSCIEVALKMSFHYWLNIGQPRKKRFITLSNSYHGETLAALAVGDVALYKQTYEPLLMDVITVPSPDCYERKEGVSWEAHSRQMFEHMERTLAENHEEVAAVIVEPLIQCAGGMRMYHPVYLKLLREACDRYGVHLIHDEIAVGFGRTGSMFACEQADISPDFLCLSKALTGGYLPMAVCLTTDQVYDAFYDDYENMRAFLHSHSYTGNPLACAAALATLDLFEQNDVIQANRTLAAHMHKATSHFADHPHVADVRQTGMVLAIEMVKDKRSRTPFPWQERRGIRVYQHGLKNESLLRPLGNVVYFMPPYVITPDQIDHLASVAWEGIQLATRD; encoded by the coding sequence ATGGGCTTGAATAATCAATGGATGCAGCGCGACATTTCTGTGCTTTGGCATCCCTGCACCCAGATGAAAGACCATGAGCACATGCCGGTCATCCCGATCCAACGGGGCGACGGTGTCTGGCTGCATGACTTCGAAGGCAATCGATACCTCGACGCCGTGAGTTCCTGGTGGGTAAACATTTTTGGCCACGCCAATCCGCACATCAATCAGCGCATAAAAGACCAGCTGGACACCCTGGAGCACGTCATTCTAAGCGGCTTCAGCCACCCTTCGGTCATCGAATTATCCGAACGTCTGGTCCAGATGACGCCTGCGCCGCTCACCCGCTGCTTCTATGCTGACAATGGCTCGTCCTGTATCGAAGTCGCGCTGAAGATGAGTTTCCATTACTGGCTGAACATCGGCCAACCCCGCAAAAAACGCTTCATTACGCTCTCTAACAGCTACCATGGCGAGACCCTCGCCGCCCTGGCTGTAGGCGACGTCGCGCTGTATAAGCAAACCTACGAACCCCTGTTGATGGATGTCATCACGGTCCCTTCGCCCGATTGCTACGAGCGGAAAGAAGGCGTCAGCTGGGAAGCCCACAGCCGACAGATGTTCGAGCACATGGAGAGAACGCTCGCCGAGAATCACGAAGAGGTTGCGGCGGTCATTGTCGAACCGCTGATTCAGTGCGCTGGCGGCATGCGGATGTACCATCCCGTTTACCTCAAGCTGTTGCGCGAAGCCTGTGATCGCTACGGCGTACACCTGATCCATGACGAGATTGCTGTCGGCTTTGGGCGCACAGGCTCGATGTTCGCCTGCGAGCAAGCCGATATCAGTCCGGATTTTCTGTGCTTGTCCAAGGCGCTCACCGGGGGCTACCTCCCTATGGCGGTGTGCCTGACTACAGACCAGGTGTATGACGCCTTCTATGACGATTATGAGAATATGCGCGCATTTCTGCATTCTCATAGCTACACCGGTAACCCGCTGGCCTGTGCCGCGGCCCTGGCGACGCTGGACCTGTTCGAGCAGAACGATGTGATTCAGGCTAACCGCACCCTGGCGGCACATATGCATAAGGCAACCAGCCATTTCGCTGATCATCCGCACGTAGCGGACGTTCGACAGACCGGCATGGTGCTGGCCATCGAGATGGTCAAGGACAAGCGCAGCCGTACGCCCTTCCCCTGGCAGGAGCGCCGCGGCATCCGCGTCTATCAGCACGGCTTGAAGAACGAGTCCCTGCTGCGGCCGCTGGGGAATGTGGTGTACTTCATGCCCCCTTATGTCATCACCCCTGATCAGATCGATCACCTGGCAAGCGTAGCCTGGGAAGGTATACAGCTGGCGACGCGGGACTGA